GGTGGCCTCTAGCGTGCTCGGCATGACCACGGGGACGGCGGTGGCGACCGGCGAGGGTGCTGCGTCGCGGCTGCGCCGGGAGGTGGAGCGGGCGCTGTCGGCGGCGCCGGGCCCGGACCTGGCGGCGGCCCTGGCGGACCTCACGGGGCGGGACGACCTGTCGGCCCGGGAGTGGGTGGAGGTCTGCATCGGCTGGCAGCGGCTGATCTCCTACGCGACGGCCGGGCAGCTCGTGGCGGTCGCCGAGCTCGACCGGGCGCTGCCGACCTCGCCCGTGGCCCGGCGGGGGACGGCGGCGGTGCCGCCGGGACGCCGGGCGGCCGACGAGCTCGCGCCGGCGCTGCGAGTGGCTCCGGGGACGGCGTCGGCGCTGGTGAACCGGGCCCGGGTGGTGGACCGGGAGCTGCCGGCGGCCGCGGACGCCCTGGCCGACGGTGAGATGACCCCGGCGCAGCTGGAGGTGCTGGTCGGGTCGTGCACCGGCCAGCCGCCGCACGTGCGGCGGCGCCTGGAGGTCGAGGCGGTGCGCCGCTGCGGCCGGCGCACGCCGCGTCAGCTGCGGGGGGACCTGGCGGTGGTGGCCCAGCAGGTGGACCCGGACGCCGCGGCCCGGGCCGCCGAGCGGGGCCGGGCGGCCCGGGACGTGTCGCTGCGGCCCTCCCCGCTGGCGGGCTGCTCCCGGCTGGTGCTGGACCTGCCGCACCTGGAGGCCACCGCGTCGTGGTTGGCGGTCAACGGCGCCGCCCGCCGCGCCGCGGCCCGCGGGGTGCGCGCCGACGGGACCGCCGAGACCCGCACGCTGGGTCAGCTGCGGGCCGACCTGGCGGCCGCCCTGCTGACCGGGCGGGCTGACCCGGTGGACCCGGCGCTGGTGCCGACCCCCGAGCGGCTCGCCGACCTCGCCGAGGTGCAGGTCGTCGTGGACGCCGCCACCCTCGCCGGGGCGGACGCCGACACCGCTGGCGCGGTGCCGGGGCACATCCCCGGGACCGGTCCGGTGGACGCCGCCCACGTGCGGTGGGTCGCGGCCCGGGCTCCGTGGCGGCGGGTGGACGTCGACCCGGTGACCGGGGTGCTGCGGGCCGTCGCCGACGACACCGTGCCCCCCACGCAGGAGGACCGGGTGCGGCGGGTGGTGTCCGGGCCGCCACCGTCCCCGCCGCCGGCGGCGGGCGGGTACCGGCCCACCGACCGGTTGCGCCGGTTCGTCCAGATGCGGGACGCCACATGTATCGGCCCGGCGTGCCACCACGGCACCGACGGCACCCAGCTGGACCACACCCGCGGCTACGACCCCCGCACCGGGGCGCTGACCAGCGCCGGCAATCTGGGCAGCCCGTGCCAGCGGGTCCACAACGCCAAGACCCACGGCGGGTGGATCCTGCGCCAGCCCGTCCCCGGCCGGTTCATCTGGATCAGCCCGACCGGCCGCTCCTACGTCCGCCGCGCCCAGCCCCTGCTCCCCGCCTGGCACGGCAACGGCGCGCACGGCAACGACGCGCACGGCAACGACCAGACCGACGACCCACCGTGAGCGCGCCCGGGGCAGGAGTGGTCGAGCCCCCGAGCGGACCTACCCGCGCCGATCCGTCCCCGGGCACCGGGCGTAGTCGTCCTCGAGCCGCTCGATGTCGGCCTCGTCGAAGTCGCCGAAGGCCAGCTCGAGGACGCGGCCGGGGCGGTCGGTGTCGTTACCCAGCCGGTGCAGCGACCCGGCGGGCACGACCACTCGCTCGCCGACGCCGAGCGTCCACGTCCGGTCGTCGACCTGGACCGTCATCGGCACGTCGAGCGGCTGCCACATCTCGTCGCGGTTCTGGTGGCGCTGCAGGCTGAGCCGGTGCCCCGGCTGCACCGTGATGATCTTGACCGTGCAGGGCTCGTTGGCGCACAGCTGGAGGAAGCCGCCCCACGGCCGCTCGGCGACGAGGACCGCGGCCTCGCGGTCGGTGCCACTGGTGGGCATGGGACCTCCTGGGGACGACGACGGTGCGCCAGTCTGCCCTACCCACCGGCCGGTCTCGGCCCACTCGGCGACCCGACGCAGGGTCGCGCCGCGGGCCCGGGCGGCGGCCAGCAGCGCCTCGACGCGGGCGGCGACGTCCTGCGCAGAGTCCGCACCGGGGTCGATCGGCGGCGGCGGCAGCTGCCCGGGCGGCACCCCCAGCGCGGCCCGCACCGCCTCCACCTGCCCGTAGCCGAACCAGTCCGACGGACCGGTGCGGGTGCACCCGGCCGCGCCCTCGCCGTCCGTGGTGGTGACGTACCGGCCCAGTCCCCGCACGACCGCGACCGGCGTCCCGGCGGCCTTGCCCTTGGCAAGGTCGGCGGCCGCGGCCACCTCGTCTGCCACCGCCCGGACCGTCACCTCCAGCGGCCGGCCGAACCGGTCCACCGTGCCCCGGACGTCGTCGAGCACGACGAACCCGGCCGCCCCGAGCGCGAAGTCGCTGACCCCCACCCGCCACGGCCGGCCCGAGGTGTCGGTGACGACGACCGCCGGCCGGACCCCGGCGTGCTCGGCCAGCGAGGCGCGCAGCCGCCGGGCCGAGGCGTCCGGGTCCGCGGGCAGCAGCAGCACGGTCCCGGCCGGGACGTCGGAGGCGTCGACACCGGCGGCGGCCAGCACCGGGCCGCTGCGGGCCTGCACGACCCGGGTCACCCGGCCGTCCGGCAGCGCCCGCTCGGCGACCACCCGGACCGTCTCGGCCGCCACCGCGGCGTCCCGCTGCGCGGCCGGCACGGTGCGGCCCTCGGCCTTGGCGACGACCTTCGAGGCGACGGTGACGACGTCGTCGTCGCGCAGCACGATGCCCGCGGCCGCGCACGCCCGCGCGATCAGCCGGCCGACGTCGTCCCCGGCGCTCACCTCGGGCAGCCCCGGGACGACGAGCACCTCCAGGGCCGTCACCGCGGGCGCACCTGGTCGGCGAGGTCGAGCGCGGCCGCCGCGATGGCGGCGCTGGCCTCGACGTCGGTCATCAGCAGCGGACGGGCCACGACCGGCGCCGCCGACCCGCCGGGGACCCGGCGCAGGTCGGCGTCCGCGGTGTCGACGAGCCACCCGTCGAGCAGGTCGGCGTACAGGCCCGCGACCGCCTCGGCGGTGGGCGGTAGACCCAGCACGGCGAGGCACTTGTCGGCCATCCCGCGCACCGGGGCCCCGCCGATCACCGGGGAGACGCCGATCACCGGGGCCCGGGTGCCGCGCAGGGCGTCCCGGACGCCGGGCACCGCGAGGATCGTGCCGATCGACACCACTGGGTTGCTCGGCGGGAGCAGGACGACGTCGGCGTCCCGGAGTGCGTCCAGCACGCCGGGCGCCGGGCGGGCCTGCTCGGCGCCGACCGCGACGATCCGCTGCGCCGGCAGGCCGGCCCGGTGGCGGACCCACCACTCCTGGAAGTGCATCGCCCGCTGCCCGCCGGGCTCGTCCTCCACGACGACGTGGGTCTCCACGGAGTCGTCGCTCATCGGCAGCAGGGTCACCCCCGGCTGCCAGCGCGCGCACAGCGCGGCGGTCACCTGGGACAGCGGGTAGCCGAGCCCCAGCAGGTGGGTGCGCAGCACGTGGGTGGCGACGTCCCGGTCGCCGAGGGTGAACCACTGCTCGACGCCGTACGCGGCGAGCTCCTCGGCGACCGTGGAGGTCTCCTCGCGGCGGCCCCAGCCCCGCTCCTCGTCGACCCCGCCGCCCAGGGTGTACATGACCGTGTCGAGGTCCGGGCAGACCCGCAGGCCGTGCAGGGTGATGTCGTCGGCGGTGTTGGCGACCACGGTCACCTCGGCGTCCCGCCGGGCTGGGTCGCCCGAGGTGCGCAGCGAGTGCAGCAGGCCGCGGAGGAACCGGGCCCCTCCGACGCCGCCGGTCAGGGCCGTCACGCGCATGGGCCGCATCCTCGCAGGGCCGGCGCGCCGCTGCGCCGACCGGGTCGACCGCTGCGCCGACCGGGTCGTCCGTTCGGCCGGATAGCAGACCAGGGCTTGACGCGGGCCGTACGACACGCGTGTAATTCCCTCCATGTCACACCCGGGGGCGCCCGGGTCGGGGCGGACCAGGGCGGGCGACGAAGGGTCGGGCGGATGTCTCCTATCGAGAACCTGACGGACTGGGCGGCCGGCGTCCCGGTGGGGGAGGCCATCGTGCTCGACCCCCGCTTCGAGGACGACGCCGAGCTGCAGTGGCAGGAGCGCGCCCTGTGCGCGCAGACCGACCCGGAGGCGTTCTTCCCCGAGAAGGGCGGCTCGACCCGGGAGGCCAAGAAGGTCTGCGCCTCCTGCGAGGTGCGGGTCGAGTGCCTCGAGTACGCGCTCACCCACGACGAGCGGTTCGGCATCTGGGGCGGCCTGAGCGAGCGGGAGCGCCGCCGGGTGAAGAGGCAGGCGGTCTGAGCCTGGCACTGGACCTCGGCGCCGTCGGCGTCGCCCCGACGGTCGACCGGCCGCCGACCCAGCGGCTGCCCGGTCCGGCCCGGGTCACCGCCGTCCTCGTCGTCCACAACGGGGTCCGCTGGCTGCCGCGGACCCTGGCCGCGCTCGACGCTCAGACCCGCCGCCCGGACGTCGTCCTCGCGGTCGACACCGGTTCCGTCGACGGCAGCGGCCACCTGCTCGCCGCGTCCCTCGACGACGTCGTCGTCACCTCCCCCCGCACCGGCCTGCTCGACGCCGTGCGGGCCGCGCTGAGCGACCGGGAGGCTGCCCGGCTCACCCCCGCCCCCGACCCGCGCCGTCCCGACGAGGCCCCGGACGCGGCCACCCCGGCGCCGGCCCGGGACTGGGTGTGGGTGCTGCACGACGACTCCGCCCCCGCCCCCGACGCCCTGGAGCGGCTGCTCGCCGCCGTCGAGGTGGCCCCCTCCGTCGCGGTGGCCGGGTGCAAGGAGACCTCCTGGCACGACGCCGGCCGGCTCGTCCGCACCGGGTTCACCACGAGCCGTCTCGGGCGCGTCGTCACCGGCGTCGAGCCCGGCGACGTCGACCAGGGCCAGACCGACGCCCGGGACGACGTGCTGGCGGTCGGCAGCGCGGGCATGCTCGTGCGCCGCGACGTGTGGGACGAGCTCGGCGACGCCGACCCCGCGACCCCGGTCGTCGGCGCGGACCTCGACCTGTGCGTGCGGGCCCGCCTGGCCGGGCACCGGGTCGTCGTCGTCCCCTCGGCCGTCGTCGCCCACGCGGACGCCGGTCGCACCGGTTCGCGGGTTGACGCGCCGCTGCAGCGTCGCGGCCGGGCGTGGACCACCCGCCGCGTCGTCGCCCACCGCCGGCTCGTGGAGACCCCCGCGCTGCTGCTGCCGCTCACCGCGCTCGCCCTGCTCGCCGGCGGCCTGCTGCGGCTGCTGGCCCGCACTGCCGCCACCGAGCCGCGCCGCGGTCTCACCGAGCTCGGCGCGGTGCTCGCCGCCCTGGGCCGGCCCGACCTCGTCTGGCGGGCCCGGCGCCGGCTGGCGCGGGTGCGGCGGGTGCCGCGGCGCACCCTCGCCCCGTTGCGCGCCCCCGCCACCGAGGTGGCCCGCTGGCACCGTGACCGCTGGGCCCGCCGCCGTCACCGCCGCGTCGCCGGGCTCGTCCCGCTCGAGGTGGCCGCGCCGTCCCCGGCCCGCCGTCGCACCGCGCTGCTGCTCGGCGTCCTGCTCACCGCGGTCCCGCTCGTCGCCCTGCACCGGCTGCTCGGGCCCGGCCCGGTCTCCGGCGGCGCCCTCGCCCCGGCCCCCGAGGACCTCGGCACCCTGTGGCAGTCCGCCCGCTCGACGTGGCTGGACGCCGGTCTCGGCGCCCCCGGCCCGGCGGACCCGCTGCTCACCGTCCTGGCCGCCCTGGCGGTCCCGTTCACCGCACCCGACCTCGCCGTGCACGTGCTGGTCCTGGCCGCCGTCCCGCTCGCC
This DNA window, taken from Kineosporiaceae bacterium SCSIO 59966, encodes the following:
- a CDS encoding DUF222 domain-containing protein, coding for MTTGTAVATGEGAASRLRREVERALSAAPGPDLAAALADLTGRDDLSAREWVEVCIGWQRLISYATAGQLVAVAELDRALPTSPVARRGTAAVPPGRRAADELAPALRVAPGTASALVNRARVVDRELPAAADALADGEMTPAQLEVLVGSCTGQPPHVRRRLEVEAVRRCGRRTPRQLRGDLAVVAQQVDPDAAARAAERGRAARDVSLRPSPLAGCSRLVLDLPHLEATASWLAVNGAARRAAARGVRADGTAETRTLGQLRADLAAALLTGRADPVDPALVPTPERLADLAEVQVVVDAATLAGADADTAGAVPGHIPGTGPVDAAHVRWVAARAPWRRVDVDPVTGVLRAVADDTVPPTQEDRVRRVVSGPPPSPPPAAGGYRPTDRLRRFVQMRDATCIGPACHHGTDGTQLDHTRGYDPRTGALTSAGNLGSPCQRVHNAKTHGGWILRQPVPGRFIWISPTGRSYVRRAQPLLPAWHGNGAHGNDAHGNDQTDDPP
- a CDS encoding phosphomannose isomerase type II C-terminal cupin domain, producing MPTSGTDREAAVLVAERPWGGFLQLCANEPCTVKIITVQPGHRLSLQRHQNRDEMWQPLDVPMTVQVDDRTWTLGVGERVVVPAGSLHRLGNDTDRPGRVLELAFGDFDEADIERLEDDYARCPGTDRRG
- a CDS encoding 2-phospho-L-lactate transferase, giving the protein MRVTALTGGVGGARFLRGLLHSLRTSGDPARRDAEVTVVANTADDITLHGLRVCPDLDTVMYTLGGGVDEERGWGRREETSTVAEELAAYGVEQWFTLGDRDVATHVLRTHLLGLGYPLSQVTAALCARWQPGVTLLPMSDDSVETHVVVEDEPGGQRAMHFQEWWVRHRAGLPAQRIVAVGAEQARPAPGVLDALRDADVVLLPPSNPVVSIGTILAVPGVRDALRGTRAPVIGVSPVIGGAPVRGMADKCLAVLGLPPTAEAVAGLYADLLDGWLVDTADADLRRVPGGSAAPVVARPLLMTDVEASAAIAAAALDLADQVRPR
- a CDS encoding WhiB family transcriptional regulator, translating into MGEAIVLDPRFEDDAELQWQERALCAQTDPEAFFPEKGGSTREAKKVCASCEVRVECLEYALTHDERFGIWGGLSERERRRVKRQAV